The genomic DNA TACATAATGCAGTTGCAGTTTTATGTGGTTATAATTTTGAGTGCATGCTTAACATCTGGACAGGATAGTGATGTGATGACACTTGGCTCCTGATTCATATTCATGGAATAATCAAAGAATGTAGTGAGCCATGTAaagataactttaaaaaaaattgcagcAGTTTCTCCTGAGCGTTACATTTAATGAAGTTTAATGCCATGTAGAATATATTTCTCATCAACATATCAGACAAAATATTCATATTGACCAGCCACAAAAACCCAGAACCACTTCAGGAAAAAAACTTGCAACTTCATTTGCAAGGTCTTGTATATCAACATATAAGAGCATCTAAGACATATGTGCTTCCCAAGTCTCTCCAGAGACTGACACTGAAGTTCAAATGCATTGCTAAATGCTTTGACTCAACACAGTGTCTGCtcttataaaaaataaaacggCACACATACCTCCTATTACCCTGTGCATAAACACATGTGCACATTAGGGGACCTCATGTGATATTATGATTCCAGAGGCATCTAACTCCGGTGTTGTGAAGACTGAGGATCATGGAGGGTAATAATGGCTACATTATTACTCCTCTTATTGTGTCTTAATTAGTGGCATTTAATTATACACTAATGCAGTGAGAGCTATTAAAGACATTGAGGCCTGCTGATCAGGGAATtaatgcatctctctctctcacacacacacacacacacacaaacacacacacatacacacacacacacacacacttttgtcgTGCCATAGAAATCTTGGTTCTCTTTAACTAGGAATTACAGACACCCTGCAGAGAAGTGTGTGCGAAAATGTGTGTACGGTTTAAGTGTGTGTAGATGAGTTTGAGACCAAGTCATAGATAACAAGAGATAACCTTGGGAAAATTGATGTGATatgatagaaaaaaagaaactgcaaAAAGGGAGAGCACTCTAGTAtctcataaaaaagaaaatgataaagatatataaagtaaaataaaataaaataaattgggtgaggaagaagaagatatgGGTAAGCATCACTATTACATGTACTCTGCTCGTTAGCAATGACACCCAAATAGGTTTTAATTCTTCACTCCCACGCCTCTCCTCTGCTGGTGAATCTCAATTATTTGTTCAGAGGCTGGTGTGACAATAGTGTTGGCAGTGGGAGCCTTTGGGATGCTAAACAGGGGACAGGAGGCTGAATATAAGTCATTTTCAGTGGGCTGAACCTGGCGCTTTGTGCAGCTGGAGAGGAGAAGCTTCAAAGCTACGTttaaacagaacaaacaaaggAGCAAAACTTGATCCGATGGCCATGCCTGCTTTTGAAGTTGTAGACCAGACTGCTGCCTGCTCATATCCATCTTAtcaacatcacacacacctcccctGAACACAAAATGCATCAGTACATGTGCCCATTCCAGATGTAATTTATGCCATGTTGCACACACCTGCATGAACGTGCATGCAATTGTAGAGGGTGAAATTATGACTTCAATCTAAACATCTTTTTTAGTAAAGCTTCCCTCAGATAAAGTTGAAAGTTATGTtcaattctactttttttttcacgtTCATCTCTTGAATTTAGGAAACCTGCTACCCTAGGTGTCATGTTGATGATGAAATTCATATACGTATAACAGCATTTGCAGCTTGTTTTAATCTTCCTATGGGACCATAAATTTAAATGTGACCCTTACTACAAGCAACATGTACTTCTCCTATAATCAGTCTGAGTAACTTCTTCAGACTAATTCAAGAACCTCTGGTCGTTTGAATTTGTtaaaaattaatattattttgatCAAGAAAAAATTAGATACATTATTATATGATCACAGGTTTCATTCATACCACTATCATGTCTTCAGTTCCAGCCAAAACCTACCTGGATGGTTAGAAAggtttttgtaaaaaaaaataatgaggaTAAACTTAATCAATAAACAGCTACGTATGTATTTAACAGAGCAGCTGCTGATTATGTAACCGCGCTGTCTTTATTCCAGTTATAGCTCAAGCTGCGCTATGGCCACTTCttcaaatatgtaataatagTGTGTATTCAACACACAACAAAATCACCATGATAAATTGTAAAAGTTAGTATATAATCCAGGAAGATAGTTTAAAGTAAGATATGTACTTCATCTCGCAGAAATCTATAATAAAAGAATACCAGAGTCTAATGGAATTTCTGCCTTATTTCCTTTAATTATGGTGTGCAAACAGTGATCCCCGTAATGCACGTGGGAACgcaattaaatcaattaaataacTAAGACACTCAAGAAGATTTGGTTGTAAGTTCTTTATAAATATCTTTTGATAAATGTCGTTATAATACAAGCATAACATTTTCAATGCACTGCTACAGTAAGTAAGACACAAAAAGTGCAACAGGCCTGATTCAAAAAACATGATGGCCTATTTGTATTTATAATACCGACAGGCCTgctatatatttaaataaaatgatagaaTAAGAGCAAAAGCAAAGGCAAACAATATACAATTGTTGGTTTGCATTTGGAAATAGTTTCAGACTGTGTATCTTCTAAATCAAAACTTTCTTTGGGTTCAGCGTATCTACTTGTCTGATTGTATTTATCAGTGCCACATTACAGTATGTGGTAAATGCCCTCACAAATTgtgcaaataaataatcatttcaatCAACATGGGTCTAATGAAAAAATCATTATACAGCACAATGTTAAACTTAGTTTTAAGAACTCTCTTACAGCTGCACTGAACTTAAACTATGATGTTGCTGATAGGCCTTTTCTGTCTTATTCTATGCAATTAAAATGTCCACCTTTGCGTCACTTTTCAAAAATGACCCACAATTTACCCGGTTAGGACAGCAGGAGAGCCGGGTGGAGAGGGTTGCCTTTCCCCTCCAGCAGATCGCTTTTCTCCATCACTGAGGCCGGGGTGCAGAGCTGAGCCGGTCCGGACTGCAGCCCCGTCAAACCGGGAACAGGACCCAGGGACGGGGTGGGTTTTATTGGCACGGGAACGGCAGGCAGTGTTTGCCCGTTGCCATTGTGGTACAGGCCTTTTGCTGATACACCAAAGGGCGCGTACTCGGAGGATGCAGGCATGGATACGCCACCCATGGACTCCGACAGCATCCCGACGTGCGGCCACATGGAATTGACCACACTGCTGAGCTGGGGGGGCACCGGGTAACCCAGATGGTGCATGACAGAGGTGAGAGGGAGCCCGCTTGCCATCACACCCTTGTAGTCCCGACCTATAATGTTCTCGATGGCGAATGGGTGCTTAAACCCGCCGGGCTGTCCGCAAGCAATGCCCCCATAACCTTGAAAGTGAGGGAGCCGACCCACGGAGCTTGCAGGGCCGGCTGAGTGGTCGTGGTGGCTGGGTGCTGTGCCCAGCTTGCTGCCcgggtggtggtgatggtgatggaaGTAGTGCATCATCGGGGAGCTTTTGCAGGCCATATGCTCAG from Scomber japonicus isolate fScoJap1 chromosome 9, fScoJap1.pri, whole genome shotgun sequence includes the following:
- the foxb2 gene encoding forkhead box protein B2; translated protein: MPRPGKNSYSDQKPPYSYISLTAMAIQNSTEKMLPLSDIYKFIMDRFPYYRENTQRWQNSLRHNLSFNDCFIKIPRRPDQPGKGSFWALHPDCGDMFENGSFLRRRKRFKVLRAEHMACKSSPMMHYFHHHHHHPGSKLGTAPSHHDHSAGPASSVGRLPHFQGYGGIACGQPGGFKHPFAIENIIGRDYKGVMASGLPLTSVMHHLGYPVPPQLSSVVNSMWPHVGMLSESMGGVSMPASSEYAPFGVSAKGLYHNGNGQTLPAVPVPIKPTPSLGPVPGLTGLQSGPAQLCTPASVMEKSDLLEGKGNPLHPALLLS